Proteins from one Streptomyces sp. NBC_00289 genomic window:
- a CDS encoding SpoIIE family protein phosphatase, with amino-acid sequence MNFTRWSARLPGTQRRAAARTEHTISPDRLGDGSVPAARVEQLADGKSAVPAVDELPVREVLDRVPALVALIHGPDHRLAYVNDAYVAAFGPRPIGDPAREALPELDELGLFPLLDQVLRSRKPRTVKSRKAPDGRSYTFSCTPVSDGERGGVLVFATDVTDHAEAAERLRASERRQRETAVTLQRSLLPQELEQPDDLRVAATYQPGGTEAAVGGDWYDVITLGGGRTALVIGDVMGRGVRAAAVMGQLRTAVRAYARLDLPPHEILQLLDGLATEIDANQIATCVYAIHDPNEGRLVYASAGHLPILVRDESGVVLRADEPTGPPLGTGGWMHASGSIPLGPGSTAVLYTDGLVERRNEDLDEGIAALERALAGATGTPQVVCDRLVRSAGVTADHDDDVAVLVLQHPARTGPDSELFRNAALELLGGVEAAPRARAFASGVLTSWRFPPELHDLGVLAASELVANSLQHGTPPMRLRLRRTDRRLIIEVTDGDDHLPRRRRAEPGDESGRGIAIVATIASAWGSRRTPGGGKAVWCEFALPRAK; translated from the coding sequence GTGAACTTCACGCGCTGGAGCGCCCGGCTCCCCGGAACGCAGCGCCGCGCCGCAGCGCGGACCGAACACACCATCTCCCCGGACCGACTCGGGGACGGCTCCGTCCCCGCGGCCCGCGTCGAACAACTGGCCGACGGCAAGTCCGCCGTGCCGGCCGTCGACGAACTCCCGGTGCGTGAGGTCCTCGACCGCGTCCCGGCCCTCGTCGCCCTCATCCACGGCCCCGACCACCGCCTCGCCTACGTCAACGACGCCTACGTCGCGGCCTTCGGCCCCCGCCCGATCGGCGACCCGGCCCGCGAGGCACTCCCGGAGCTGGACGAACTGGGCCTCTTCCCGTTGCTCGACCAGGTCCTGCGCAGCCGCAAGCCCCGCACGGTCAAGTCCCGCAAGGCCCCCGACGGCCGCTCCTACACCTTCAGCTGCACCCCGGTCAGCGACGGCGAGAGGGGCGGCGTGCTCGTCTTCGCCACCGACGTCACCGACCACGCCGAGGCCGCCGAACGCCTCAGAGCCAGCGAACGGCGCCAGCGCGAGACCGCCGTCACCCTCCAGCGCTCCCTGCTCCCCCAGGAACTGGAACAGCCCGACGACCTGCGCGTAGCGGCCACCTACCAGCCCGGCGGCACGGAAGCGGCGGTCGGCGGCGACTGGTACGACGTGATCACCCTCGGCGGCGGCCGCACGGCCCTGGTCATCGGTGACGTCATGGGCAGAGGAGTGCGCGCGGCGGCGGTCATGGGCCAGCTCCGTACGGCGGTCAGGGCCTACGCCCGCCTGGACCTCCCCCCGCACGAGATCCTCCAGCTTCTCGACGGCCTCGCCACCGAGATCGACGCCAACCAGATCGCCACCTGCGTGTACGCCATCCACGACCCCAACGAGGGGCGGCTGGTGTACGCCTCGGCCGGCCACCTGCCGATCCTGGTCCGCGACGAGAGCGGGGTGGTCCTGCGCGCCGACGAACCCACCGGCCCGCCCCTGGGCACCGGCGGCTGGATGCACGCCTCGGGCTCGATCCCCCTGGGCCCCGGCTCCACGGCCGTCCTCTACACGGACGGCCTGGTGGAGCGCAGGAACGAGGACCTGGACGAGGGCATCGCCGCCCTCGAACGAGCCCTCGCGGGGGCGACGGGCACTCCCCAGGTGGTGTGCGACCGCCTGGTCCGGTCGGCCGGGGTCACGGCGGACCACGACGACGACGTGGCCGTCCTGGTCCTCCAGCACCCCGCCCGCACGGGCCCGGACAGCGAGCTCTTCCGCAACGCGGCCCTGGAGCTCCTCGGCGGTGTCGAGGCGGCCCCCCGCGCGCGTGCCTTCGCCTCCGGCGTCCTGACGAGCTGGCGCTTCCCGCCCGAACTGCACGACCTGGGTGTCCTGGCCGCCAGCGAACTCGTCGCCAACTCGCTGCAACACGGCACCCCGCCCATGCGCCTGCGCCTGCGCCGCACCGACCGGCGCCTGATCATCGAGGTGACGGACGGCGACGACCACCTGCCCAGGCGCCGCCGCGCCGAACCGGGCGACGAGTCGGGCCGAGGCATCGCCATCGTGGCGACGATCGCCTCGGCCTGGGGCTCCCGCCGCACGCCCGGGGGCGGCAAGGCGGTGTGGTGCGAGTTCGCGCTGCCCCGCGCGAAGTAA
- a CDS encoding NAD(P)/FAD-dependent oxidoreductase, producing MVKERARILVVGGGYVGMYTALRLQRKLKQELGRGEIEITVVTPDPYMTYQPFLPEAAAGSISPRHVVVPLRRVLDRCRIVIGEAQSIDHAKRTATLTTLATQEEGTGAQQITYDELVLAPGSVSRTLPIPGLADYAIGFKTVEEAIGLRNHVIEQMDIASSTRDPAVRDAALTFVFVGGGYAGVEALGELEDMARYATRYYHNVQPGDLKWILVEASDRILPEVGEELGRYTVTELRRRNIDVRLDTRLESCADRVAVLSDGARFPTRTVVWTAGVKPHPVLAASDLPLNERGRLKCTPQLTVEGVTHAWAAGDAAAVPDVTAGEPGSETAPNAQHAVRQAKVLGDNIAHSLRGEPLDTYAHKYVGSVASLGLHKGVAHVYGRKLKGYPAWFMHRVYHLNRVPTFNRKARVLAEWTLSGLFKREIVSLGSLEHPRAEFELAAGGKPSSDPKGSS from the coding sequence ATGGTGAAGGAACGTGCGCGCATTCTGGTTGTCGGCGGCGGCTACGTCGGGATGTACACGGCCCTGCGTCTCCAGCGGAAGCTGAAACAGGAACTCGGGCGGGGCGAGATCGAGATCACGGTCGTCACCCCCGACCCCTACATGACGTATCAGCCATTCCTCCCGGAAGCGGCGGCCGGATCCATCTCCCCCCGCCATGTCGTCGTACCGCTGCGACGGGTCCTGGACCGGTGCCGGATCGTCATCGGCGAGGCGCAGTCCATCGACCACGCCAAACGCACGGCCACCCTCACGACCCTCGCCACACAGGAGGAGGGCACGGGCGCACAGCAGATCACCTACGACGAACTCGTCCTCGCCCCCGGTTCGGTCTCACGGACCCTCCCGATCCCCGGCCTCGCCGACTACGCCATCGGCTTCAAGACCGTCGAGGAGGCCATCGGACTGCGCAACCACGTCATCGAGCAGATGGACATCGCCTCCTCCACCCGCGACCCCGCCGTCCGCGACGCGGCCCTCACCTTCGTGTTCGTCGGCGGCGGCTACGCCGGTGTCGAGGCGCTCGGCGAGCTGGAGGACATGGCCCGCTACGCCACCCGCTACTACCACAACGTCCAGCCCGGGGACCTGAAGTGGATCCTCGTCGAGGCCTCGGACCGCATCCTGCCCGAGGTCGGCGAGGAGCTGGGCCGGTACACGGTCACCGAACTGCGCCGCCGCAACATCGACGTACGCCTGGACACCCGCCTCGAGTCCTGCGCGGACCGGGTCGCCGTCCTCAGCGACGGCGCTCGCTTCCCGACCCGTACGGTCGTGTGGACGGCCGGGGTGAAACCGCACCCGGTCCTCGCCGCCAGTGACCTGCCGCTCAACGAGCGCGGCCGGCTGAAGTGCACCCCCCAGCTGACCGTGGAGGGCGTCACGCACGCGTGGGCCGCGGGAGACGCGGCCGCCGTCCCCGACGTCACGGCCGGGGAACCCGGCAGCGAGACCGCTCCCAACGCCCAGCACGCGGTCCGCCAGGCGAAGGTCCTCGGCGACAACATCGCGCACTCCCTGCGCGGGGAGCCCCTCGACACGTACGCCCACAAGTACGTCGGCTCGGTGGCCTCCCTGGGGCTGCACAAAGGTGTCGCGCACGTCTACGGGCGCAAGCTGAAGGGCTACCCTGCCTGGTTCATGCACCGCGTCTACCACCTCAACAGGGTGCCCACCTTCAACCGCAAGGCCCGTGTGCTCGCCGAATGGACTCTGTCAGGGCTCTTCAAGCGGGAGATCGTCTCCCTCGGCTCGCTCGAACATCCCCGGGCGGAGTTCGAACTCGCGGCCGGTGGAAAGCCTTCTTCCGACCCGAAGGGGTCGTCCTGA
- a CDS encoding MFS transporter — MRRIHVGNAFSAFGLGFTVPYLYVYVAQVRGLGAVTAGLVLAVFAVAALIVLPFAGRAIVRRGPLPVLLAALVTAALGALSLGIAATAATVLLSAAALGAGQAVMQPALATMIVDCSSSDTRSRAFATQFFLQNLGLGVGGLIGGHLVDTTSATSFTVLFAIEAAVFLLLVVVLATVRMPHAPRMEDAPGRSGQGGWKQLLGNRAMVQLSVLGFVLFFACYGQFESGLSAYGVEAAGISTSALGTALAANTAVIVVAQFVVLRFVERRRRSRVIAAVGLIWAVAWVMAGYAGLGHGSREMATAAFVSTYALFGLGEAMLSPTVAPLVADLAPTGLAGQYNSAFALVKQLALAVGPAVGGPMGASLHAPYVVTFLLFSLGITFLGIRLGRQLTAVQDQPWSAKSRVVAQGGAAASGHARARA, encoded by the coding sequence ATGCGCCGGATCCACGTGGGCAACGCATTCAGCGCGTTCGGGCTCGGCTTCACCGTCCCCTACCTGTACGTCTATGTGGCGCAGGTGCGGGGGCTGGGTGCCGTGACGGCGGGTCTCGTACTCGCCGTCTTCGCCGTGGCCGCGCTGATCGTGCTGCCGTTCGCCGGTCGGGCCATCGTCCGGCGGGGGCCGCTTCCGGTGCTGCTCGCCGCTCTGGTCACCGCCGCCCTCGGGGCGCTGAGCCTGGGCATCGCCGCGACCGCCGCGACCGTGCTGCTGTCGGCGGCCGCGCTGGGCGCGGGGCAGGCCGTGATGCAGCCGGCGCTGGCGACGATGATCGTGGACTGCTCCTCGTCCGACACCCGCTCGCGGGCCTTCGCCACACAGTTCTTCCTGCAGAACCTCGGGCTCGGCGTCGGCGGACTCATCGGCGGTCATCTCGTCGACACCACGAGCGCCACGTCCTTCACCGTGCTGTTCGCGATCGAGGCGGCGGTGTTCCTGCTGCTGGTCGTCGTACTGGCGACCGTGCGGATGCCGCACGCGCCGCGCATGGAGGACGCGCCGGGCCGGTCGGGGCAGGGCGGCTGGAAGCAGCTGCTCGGCAATCGAGCCATGGTGCAGCTGTCCGTGCTGGGGTTCGTGCTGTTCTTCGCCTGCTACGGGCAGTTCGAGTCGGGGCTGAGCGCGTACGGAGTGGAGGCCGCCGGGATCTCCACGTCCGCGCTGGGCACGGCGCTGGCCGCGAACACGGCGGTGATCGTGGTCGCGCAGTTCGTCGTGCTGAGGTTCGTGGAGCGGCGCAGGCGGTCCCGGGTGATCGCGGCGGTGGGACTCATCTGGGCCGTCGCATGGGTCATGGCCGGGTACGCGGGTCTGGGGCACGGCAGCCGGGAGATGGCCACCGCGGCGTTCGTGTCGACGTACGCCCTGTTCGGGCTCGGTGAGGCGATGCTCTCGCCGACGGTCGCGCCGCTGGTCGCCGATCTCGCGCCGACGGGACTGGCCGGGCAGTACAACTCGGCGTTCGCGCTCGTCAAGCAGCTGGCGCTGGCCGTGGGACCGGCGGTCGGCGGGCCCATGGGGGCCTCGCTGCACGCGCCGTACGTGGTGACGTTCCTCTTGTTCTCCCTGGGCATCACGTTCCTCGGGATACGGCTGGGGCGGCAGCTGACCGCCGTACAGGATCAGCCGTGGTCGGCGAAGAGCCGGGTGGTGGCGCAGGGCGGCGCCGCCGCTTCGGGGCACGCGCGAGCGCGCGCCTGA
- a CDS encoding MarR family winged helix-turn-helix transcriptional regulator, with protein MGDTPGSLGEPTLEEQIAAYQREFQDLDPQVEKIVSALSRLNRRMNVAYGRQTAALGISNAEWEVLKALVLSGAPYRLGPSDLAKRLGLTPAAMTHRIDRMVAEGLVTRDRDESNRVRVIVELTAEGRDRWQEAMRLATVFEEDLLQDLSAGERTALGEVLTRLLRRVEYAQPDAGGRLSDLD; from the coding sequence ATGGGTGACACCCCCGGCAGCCTCGGCGAACCGACACTCGAAGAGCAGATCGCCGCCTACCAGCGCGAGTTCCAGGACCTCGACCCACAGGTCGAGAAGATCGTCTCGGCCCTCTCCCGCCTGAATCGCCGCATGAACGTCGCCTACGGCCGCCAGACCGCCGCCCTCGGCATCAGCAACGCCGAGTGGGAGGTCCTCAAGGCCCTTGTCCTTTCCGGCGCCCCCTATCGCCTGGGCCCCAGCGACCTCGCCAAGCGCCTCGGCCTGACGCCGGCCGCGATGACCCACCGGATCGACCGCATGGTCGCCGAGGGGCTGGTCACCCGGGACCGCGACGAGAGCAACCGGGTCCGCGTGATCGTGGAACTGACGGCGGAGGGTCGGGACAGATGGCAGGAGGCGATGCGCCTCGCCACGGTCTTCGAGGAGGACCTGCTCCAGGACCTCTCCGCCGGGGAGCGAACCGCCCTCGGCGAGGTCCTCACCCGCCTCCTCCGCAGGGTCGAGTACGCCCAGCCGGACGCCGGCGGACGTCTCAGCGACCTCGACTGA